In the genome of Streptomyces sp. NBC_00259, the window CCGACGGAGGCCGGCCGGGAGCTGTACCCGGTCCTGGTGACGCTGATGGCCTGGGGCGACCGGCATCTGCCCGGGCACCCGCCGACGGTGCTGGAGCACGCGTGCGGCGAGGAACTGCGGCCGGTCGTCGTCTGCACGGCCTGCGGCGCGGAGGCCACCCCGGACACCCTGACGCCGCACGTGCACGCGCCGGGCTGGACGGTGTCCGGCCCGGCGGCGGAGTCCGTGGGCTGACTCCAGGGGTCTGGACCACTGACCGCCGTCCGCCTAACGTCAGGCCGGTGTC includes:
- a CDS encoding winged helix-turn-helix transcriptional regulator, which encodes MKTPRPCSIAGTLALVGEKYALLVLREVFLGVRRFDRIARNTGAPRDILTARLRRLVEAGVLEKVPYSERPMRYEYVPTEAGRELYPVLVTLMAWGDRHLPGHPPTVLEHACGEELRPVVVCTACGAEATPDTLTPHVHAPGWTVSGPAAESVG